A DNA window from Hevea brasiliensis isolate MT/VB/25A 57/8 chromosome 2, ASM3005281v1, whole genome shotgun sequence contains the following coding sequences:
- the LOC131171051 gene encoding uncharacterized protein LOC131171051, producing MLENQIAQQASSSSKAQGKLPSQLENPREHCKVVILRSGKIVGEGNKDEVEEKKKKEDEDKNESTSNYDEVNEKVNKKKEVEKEEEEKYVPLPAYKPPLPYPQRFQKAKLDKQFEKFSEVLKKLYINIPFIDLISQMPSYAKFLKEILTNKTRLEDYETMALTEECSALLQNKLPPKLKNPRSFSIPCHIGDTSIDKALCDLGAGASLMPLFICEKLKVGELKPITISLQLANRSIKYPMRILENVPLKVGKFFIPVDFMVLEMEEDIHIRIILGRPFLATEGAIIDVKNSRLTLKVGEEEVEFNFNQALKKHHEVDPCLKVDVIDEIVEEEFRKRYPEDPLENCLVHSKTTKDENPKVVAFAQI from the coding sequence ATGTTGGAAaaccaaatagctcaacaagcaagctcttCTAGCAAAGCAcaaggaaaacttccaagtcaactagAGAATCCTAGAGAACATTGTAAGGTAGTGATCCTAAGGAGTGGGAAAATTGTGGGAGAAGGAAACAAAGATGAGgtagaagagaaaaagaagaaagaagatgaagacaAGAATGAATCTACTTCAAATTATGATGAAGTTAATGAGAAAGTAAACAAGAAGAAGGaagttgaaaaagaagaagaggaaaagtaTGTGCCTCTACCAGCATACAAGCCACCATTGCCATATCCTCAGAGGTTTCAGAAAGCAAAGTTAGATAAGCAATTTGAGAAATTTTcagaagttttgaagaaattatACATTAACATTCCATTTATAGATTTAATTTCTCAAATGCCCTCATATGCTAAGTTCCTGAAAGAAATTTTGACAAACAAAACGAGACTAGAAGATTATGAAACTATGGCATTAACAGAGGAATGTAGTGCTCTCTTACAGAATAAGCTCCCACCGAAGTTGAAAAATCCAAGAAGTTTCTCTATTCCTTGTCATATTGGGGACACTAGCATTGATAAAGCATTATGTGATCTTGGAGCTGGTGCAAGTTTGATGCCACTCTTCATTTGTGAAAAGTTGAAGGTTGGAGAATTGAAGCCAATAACCATTTCTTTGCAATTGGCTAATAGATCTATCAAATATCCAATGagaattttggagaatgtgccattgaaggttggaaaatttttcattcCTGTGGATTTTATGGTTCTTGAAATGGAAGAGGATATTCACATACGTATCATTTTAGGGAGGCCATTTTTAGCCACAGAAGGGGCTATAATTGATGTGAAGAATAGTAGGTTAACATTAAAAGTTGGAGAAGAGGAGGTGGAATTTAATTTCAATCAAGCTTTGAAGAAACATCATGAAGTTGACCCTTGTTTAAAGGTGGatgttattgatgagattgtggaaGAAGAATTTAGGAAAAGATATCCTGAGGACCCTTTGGAGAATTGTTTGGTACATAGTAAAACAACAAAGGATGAAAATCCTAAAGTTGTAGCTTTTGCTCAAATTTGA